CATGACCTCTGCAATTTGACACCAGGGGCCTGCATTTATCTAAAAAATTGAAACTATGCTCGTTGACAGTTTCTGAAACCAATCAGAAATCTGATTACCTGAAGATATTTGAAGGCTTCCAGGAAAAGGGTTTGGtaacaaatctgaaaattttgtcttTGTGCTCCTAAATTTAAGTTGTTCGAAAAAAACATCTGATTTGCCATTTCTTAACCACAGAAGTTTCCTAATCTTGCCATTCTAATTTCCTTTTCATATATTCCATTTTTAAGGAGGTGATTCTGAACAACAAGTGAAATAGACTAAACCCAAGTCCATTTGCATAGATTTTACCCATCCTAGTATAGGTAGGGGCTACTCTATAACCCACTTGCACTCTAAAGCCATGGTATATATCACAGCCCAAAGCCATGGTACATATCACACCACCTCCACCACCGCCACCCCATCATATATAATTCTGATGCTCCCTCAAATTTTAACcttttttagatatttattagccTCTCCGGACCCGTAGAAGTATTGTCGTTTTCTTGATTGAGAGACTCAATAATTGGCTCAGATAGAaggactattattattattattattatttgtagtTTGACACTATCTTATCAGGAATCAGATTAGACATTCTACGGTTATCATTGATTAGGCATGGACTCTCTCGTACATATAGCCTGCAATAAGGTAAACGGCAAAAGGGTGATTCAAGTGAAAGCTGGAAGGAGACACTCTGATACTCGAATCAATTATATGATTTTATTGTGGCAAAAAGGAGGAAGGAGGAAGAAGGAACGAAGCATGGAATTTGTGATTCTAGGatggagaaaaaaaatttatttgtgtTTAGAAGATTGACCTTACATAGGAATGAGCTTTAACTTAGTGATCTAGGTGTGTTTAGTCAGGTCTCAAGTTGGAGTTCTAGTGAGAGCCAGTtgtataaagaaaaaaaagataTTAATCCTTAAATAGCTGATGAACTGTCAATAACATTAGCATGGTCTAGCTTAGTATTTCTTAAAtatgtaaaaaaaatataattaagtttGTATTTTCTCTTAATTAAGATGTTATAGCATGCACATAAATTTAATGTACACACACAATCATACAATCATGTaatataaaaaagagaaaaataataaaataaaatttacatagTTTAATCGTAAAGTTTATACTTACAAGTAAGAcgagataaaaaaaattacaattactAAAACTCTTAAACCCTAATTCAGTATATTTTTCGAATATCTTACAAATAATTTACTGTTTGAGTTATAATATTCATACCAAGCCACATGAAAAATAACACAAACATGAAATATAGAATCTTTTTAGTCAGGTCGAATTATATAAGATTGACTTGGCCTAGTCAGTTGAACTCCACTGACATGGCCAAGGTTGGTTTTTAACGTCCTTTCGCCATGGGAAGattctaaaattaaatatattgagagcactatttttataaataaaaattctacATATTTTGTGGGAGAGAGAATATAAATATAGAGTGCATCTCTTACTTAAATGGCTCTTTTAAATAttcaaaatcataaaaatttGACTCATCAATTTGCATATATGTCGCTTTCTGCTTAATAGCCTATTTATTACCCTTCATCATTGACAACTGCAACATAAATTTATGAAGAGGCCAATCTGAATAGCAATTGTATGGTGTGCAAATTGACATGTTTAGGAGACAATATAGGTTATAAACCCACTGAAGCATAAGGATTACTTTCCGTTTTAAGTACATACGCAGGCAAAATACAAAAATTCTATCACTTATTACAATTTACTTGTGCATGATCGATCAGATTGCTATATCAATTTTCAAGTAGGATTGTAGATCTTCATAATTGACAAAAATATTTTCTCTTTCATTATTTAACCAAGattattaatgagttttaactcaaTGATACTAAAACTATTTACAGAGCTATGAAATCTTAATTTAAGTCATAATCAAAGtcaaatgaataaaataaaataagcaagctcaaattttataaaaattcaataaaaggacaaaaaaaattaataattcaatagaTTCCAGATTATAACAGGTTAAAATTAAGCTGCAAGTAGGCAAACTCAATGAACCAGTACCTGTGGTTCGAACACACCATCCTGAGAAGCACAACACATCAAAAAAATATCATCTACCGATATCAAACTTTGTTGAACGTGGTTGTCCTATAATTTGTAATAACGTGACGTGTGCTTGGAACCCATTTGGACCATGCAAGGACTAATATTCTACATATCTAGCTATCTATCATGTTTGATGTTGCCTTTGTTTCGCAATGTTCCAGGCCAGTAGATAATATAATGACAAGATTTCTTGCCTACCCTGACATTATAATTTGTACTGTAAACTTATAATGCATTTATTAATCATGCCCAACATGGTGTTTTCTTTGCACTGAATTTGATTCTTTCATGGTGGAACCAATCAATATATCAAATTTTAACTGCATGCAGTCAAAGGTGGAATGATgcgtaaagaaagaagaaatctaTAAAAAGTACTTTTTGTTCCCTCTAGAGTGCTTAAGCATTATTGCGGATAAGATAGTAAAAAACACCAATCAGATAAATGACGTTGAAAATTAATGTTTGTTATTGTAAAATTTACTTATTTCAGCAGATTATGAGAGTTTATATAAACCGATAAAGATTAAGCTAAGTGATTATTTTTTGTGCTTTTCATTATAATGAAATTTTCTCTCGTATTTTACCCATGAACATAAATTTTACAATTGAATAACAAAAaattttgtatatttattttcttcttttctatatatcatttttataaaattgattgTGTATTAGATTCGTATAAATttatcttaaaaataaaattaaatagcaTATAATTGATGCATTCTCCTCTTCCAGGTTTTGGGACTTGAATCTACAACACAAAAAACACCGGTAAGTTAGCGGGTAACCTCTCCGATACTTAAGTCAGCGCGTGGAAGAGAGAATAATAAAATTAGTTGGGATATGCATACTTAATTTATATAGGAGTTTGTATCAAATCAGAACTTGAAATCCATGTTATACAAGAGTCCCGAGGATAGTAGGATTGTGATCGCCGCAGATATCTCGGTTTCTTACTTTTTGTGATTGACCTAAGTAATTAAGGTGAGTGTCCAAGTTTTATATAGTAGCTTAGACCTTGACTGGGTGTCCATTGGTTACTTAAGCAATATTTTTAGAGTTCATAATATCAATAATTAATGTATTTAAGGTTTTTTTCAGCAGCAATATCAAAAAGAGCTTAGGATAAATTCTACAGGAAAATGCCCAACATCCAGGACAGGTGACCCAAACTGCTAAAAGATTATGCAACATTATGAAAGCAGACCTTTTTTCTCTTAGAAAAGAACACGAGATAATCATTGTACGGAACTAGGTAGCCAGCTAGCTGTTTAATTTAGTTTGGAATGTTGTTGAAGAAGAACTACATTAGAAACTTTGTAATGAaaaagaacacaaaatttaacactTGTTTTCTGCAAGAAATCTTTTGTACAAGAAAAAGCAAGGATTTGATCTGCACGTGAAAGGTAAATAGTTAGTAAGGTCTCTTGGATTGATCATATAGGTGTTAACTTGACCCCACATGACAAGCAGTATTTCTTAAAAGAGAATAAAAACAGTGAAGGATGATCTGCATAAAATCTCAGCTGATTCAGAAGCTTGCCTTGGGATTTCTACTTTGTTGTTTTCTGCATTGGCATGCTTATCCTCTAACTTCTAACTTAAGAAAAAATTACTTTATTGTAAAATATGTGTTTCTTGGAAGTGAAATAATCGAGAGCCTTAACTTCTCAAAAAGTCAATAATTAAagctaattaaataaattaaaatttaacacttcttaaaaatttgaagtttttgAGCTAAATTAGCCCAACTAAATAAGGCCTTCATATCAATGACTAATGTTTTTAGATTGGGTTtttatttgaattgtgaaatcCTAATGTAATGGGATTTTCAAATTATAGCACAAATGATATGATAGGCACATTCTCCAAGGCCAAGCTACGAGTTAATAAATCAACCACTCACCTATTGCTTCTAACTACTAATCCAAAAATAGTTAAACTTAGTGCTTGTATTAATTTAAGTCCAGTTTTAActcataaataatatattttgaagTTATTTTTCAAAGCTTTGAAGTTATTTTTCAAAGCTTtgcaattttaaatttgaatttttattaaaatttcattatataaaaaaataataaataaattagtatttaatttagtttataagttaaaaaaactacttaaaataagttaaaagttacccattatttatgatttatctacttattttaaaattatattttagtcaaGTAAAAGACtatattatttcaataattttttaaaatatcaatgTTATTCTATTTTAATAATCATAATACTCAATGATatatcattttttattattttgataaattaaattacttttaactgtcttttaactaaatatttaaattatttaaaaattaattttaaataattttactaaataattaattattttattttaaattaacttataaattaaaaaaatatattttaagttaaaaataaGTAGTCTTACCTTTCAATTTTGTTAATCATGGGTCTTGATATCAATTGTAGTACGTGAGGTATCCAATGACCCATTTGCAATTTTCACGTTGATTATATTTAAAACAAATAGCAATATAATATCAAGACAcactaaaattatttaatataattgagaaAATTGAGAAATAGTGAGGCCAAAATTGACGCAAATACTAAAAATTCAAATTTCTTAAGCTATTAAACCTATCCAATAATGCATAGAAGCTttgtttttcctttcttttttttccctCTAATGTGAgtacatgttttttttttaaattattatttaatatttttatttttataaaattaattatttgaccgtcatattttaaaaaatatactatttgatCTATATATTTTTCTTTCGTTAAACTCTTTAGTTATTTCGTCAAATTTTTCTGTTAATCAATAGATTTTAATGCCAGtcatattactatttaatttttatattttagtaaaactaattagttgatcACTATATTTCAAAAAATACTAATATTTTATCCCTATTATTTAGTGCAACTAATTAGTTAgctcttatattttaaaaatacaatatttttaaaaaatatattcctggatgaaaataaaattttactatGTGAAGACTAAATTTGTATTTgcattttttaaattattcaagtattttcattcaATTTCCCAAGCAtcatttttctattttctttgttGGGAAATAAATTTTCTAGATTATCGCCTTGATTACTTAGAGATCTAGGAAATTGATTAACTTTTTTGTGCAAACAATTTATActattttttatcaaaatatgaaaaataaagagaaaaagaggGAGACGGAAAAACGTGTGGGTGTAGAGCAGAAGAAGCATGGGGAGAGAAAAACAAGAAAGGGTAAGAGAAAAATAAAGGGAAGAAGGTCAGGACAATTTTAGTATAAAAAAATAACAACTAAAAAGACTAAAGAGTTAACGAAATCAAATTACaatgactaactaatatattttttaaaataaaaaaccagctaattagtttaattaaaatagagagattaaataataatttaaatagtatgaccaacaaaaaaaaattaacgaaaATACTAAATAGTTTAACATACTAAAAATAGGAGACTAAGTAGTAAAATTTTTAAGTAGAGATATTAAGTAGTTAATTCCGTTAgaatacaagaactaaataattttttttaaataaaataattactatAAATTTCctgaattttaatattatttattatttaatcattatattttaaaaaataaaatatttaatctcTCATATTTACTTCAGTCAATTATTAGTTTTCTATGtttaatttttgtgaaatttactaTTAGTTTGTGCTCTTACAGGTAGTCCAATGAGAgaatatttcataatttctatTTTCCCCTCAActctaataaaatttaaaaataaatgttaTTTAATTCATATATATTACTATTATTTTCAATTCCATCCCTTTCCATTCttgtctctctcactctctccccTCTCTCTCCTTCTCGCCCCACATTTCACCTCTCTCTCAGAAAACAAAgggtatttttttattttattttataccaCACTAAGAGCAAAATCTTATTAAAATGAATGAAGAgacttaaaatttaaaagtaaaatactgaaattaaatatttcatttttttaaatatagacTTATAAATAATAACAAAACTCAGGAACCTcataataatttttcctttctaaaTTCACACGCTTAAGTAAACTTTGCATTTTATAATTAAGGTGTGTAATATAGCTTTATAAATGCAGAAAAGGACTTAATTGTGTAGTTTAAGATGTTGAAGATACTGATTCCTCATATTGTTCTTCTTCTTGTCGCCTGGCTtcattctttttttcttttttgtggtTCCTAAGGAGACAAATCATTGAAATTCTACTTTGCAAGATTTTTTTTCCCAATTGGCCCTATCCCAACCCACCTCTCCCTTCCCCCATCTCATAAACCTCTGCCTATAAAGAGGAGGCATTGCCACCCTCTTTGCACATATCATCTCCTTGACTTCaaatcttttctctttttctgagTTCTGACTCTTAAAAAAATCCTTCTCATTACTCTTTTTCCCTTGCAGATTTTTCATAACCTTAAAGAGcttatcttttctttttataataaTCTCTGTTCCACCATTATTGTGTTGGCAGATATATACAAAAGAATCAATGGCATCAAGCTCAATGTCCTCACGTGGGTCTGGTTCCTGGACTGCACAGCAGAACAAAGCTTTCGAAAGGGCTTTGGCTGTGTACGATAAGGACACCCCTGACCGTTGGGCCAATGTCGCCAGAGCAGTTGGAGGGAAAACTGCCGAAGAAGTGAAGAGGCACTATGATCTTCTTGTGGAGGATGTCAAGTATATTGAGTCCGGCCGAGTTCCCTTCCCTAATTACAGGACCACTGGAGGCACTACCAGAGGTAACTTGAATAATGAACAGAAGAGGTATTCtagtttatttataaaaaaataataataaaacctACATAAACAACTTTTATAGATACCAACAAACCTTACTTTTCatctcttttttttctattttttatactAAGAAACCATTTTAGGCTTTGGGTACAAGAAATCCAAAACTGAGCATCTGATCTAAATGGGTGATGTGTGATTCGGAGGAGGAGGagacgaagaagaagaagaaaaattaagGCTTATTCAATAGGAGAATATCCTCATGAAAAATGAATTTCAGTGGCCCTAAATTACGTGTACACAAGAAAATAAGTTAACACAAAATCAAAATTTCTGACCCCACAAGCACTTTTCACGTGGCTTGTATAATTAATGATTTTGACTCTCAATTTACAGGGTTTTATCTATATGTATCCATAAATACATTACCCATGAGCAATAGAGATAAAGCTAacttaaatttaatttcttttccaATGCAGGATGAATAATATGAAGCTGCAGTGAGTTAGAAGAAAGCTGAAGAATCATCAACAGCAAGCAATCAAGAAGAATCCTTAATCTATTATCCATTATTGTATTAGAAGCCGTACTTGTTAGTAAATGTTCTCGTAGTAGACCTACTTCAAGAATCGTCTATGCAGATTctactcttttaaataagttttgtctttttctctcttttttttttttgtgttcttATTGTGGTGTATTATGCTCCTGTGTTGCTATATAAATGTATCAAAAGAAGGAAGGCACTTTGAATCTTGAATTCTCATGTGCTTTCCAATGTGTAAGCTTACATAATAAATATTTTGTTTAATTATTAGTGTGGGTTTTctgaaatttctttcttttttttttttggaaattagAATGCAAATgggtaatttaattaaaatttgaatattaaaTATTGAGATTTAAAGAAAATGACAAGAAAAATAAGCAATTTCTTGAGAGGCAGAGGAATTGTGGATGGAACAACATAGTAGCCAGTATGGTACGGTGAAGAGGCGGGAAAATATtggttatttaaaataataataataaaaaaaatattattttttcattttccttttacaTTAAATTTCGTTGttcattttttatttcttttttgttaaaaatatagtctgaaaattttattataagaacgtgttactcatttttaattgtaTAAAACTAGATTGTTATGTAAATAATA
The Hevea brasiliensis isolate MT/VB/25A 57/8 chromosome 15, ASM3005281v1, whole genome shotgun sequence genome window above contains:
- the LOC110650158 gene encoding protein RADIALIS-like 1 isoform X2, translated to MASSSMSSRGSGSWTAQQNKAFERALAVYDKDTPDRWANVARAVGGKTAEEVKRHYDLLVEDVKYIESGRVPFPNYRTTGG
- the LOC110650158 gene encoding protein RADIALIS-like 1 isoform X1, with product MASSSMSSRGSGSWTAQQNKAFERALAVYDKDTPDRWANVARAVGGKTAEEVKRHYDLLVEDVKYIESGRVPFPNYRTTGGTTRG